Part of the Candidatus Binataceae bacterium genome is shown below.
TTCCTGGGGCGTAACATAGCGGACCACTTCGAGATGATCCTGGCTTGGGCGCAAGTACTGGCCCAGAGTCAGGATGTCGCACTCGACCCTGCGCAGATCCGCCAACACATGCATCAGTTCCTCGCGCGCTTCGCCCAAACCCAGCATGATGCCGGTCTTGGTCAGCATGCCGCGCTCCAGGCGGCGTGCGGTCTGCTTGGCATGCCACAGGACGTCGAGCGCGCGTTCGTAGATCCCGCCCGGACGCGCGGTGCGGTAAAGGCTGGGCACGGTCTCGACGTTGTGGTTATAGACGTCCACGGGGGCGCGAACCACGGTCTCGATACTTTGGTGTACGCCCTTGAAATCAGGGACCAAGACCTCGACCCGCGATTGCGGGCTGAGCGCCTTGATCGCTTCGGCGGTGGCGGCGAAATGGGCCGCGCCGCCGTCGGGCAAATCGTCACGATCCACGGAGGTCACCACGACGTGAACCAAACCTAGGCGCGCGGCGGCTTCCGCCACGCGGTGCGGTTCGTGTTCATCGAGCGGGCGAACCTTGCCATGAGCGACCGCGCAGTATGGGCAATTACGGGTACAGACGTCGCCCATCAGCATGAAAGTGGCGGTGCGATGGGAAAAGCACTCACCGATATTGGGGCAGGCCGCCTCCTGGCAAACCGAGTGCAGGCGCAGTTGACCCAGCAGCGCCTTGGTGCGGAAATACTCGGGTGAATTGGGCGCCCGCACCTTGATCCAGTCCGGATGCCTACGCTCCATCGCCAATGCCTCCCACGGTCGCGCGCTCGCGCCAGCTCCAAATTCGATCGGCTGCCAGCGCCTGGCAATTGCGGCCCAAAACCGCGCCCAGGCTTTGTGCGATCACCCGCGCCGCTTCTTCCACCCCAACTTCGGGATGTCCCTCCTGGCGAAGCGAGGTCATCTGGCAACCCTGGATGCCGCAGGGCACGATTGCGTCGAAGCGGCTCAACTCGGTGCTGACGTTGAGTGCGAAGCCGTGCAGAGTGACCCAACGCCGAATGCCCACGCCAATCGAAGCGACCTTACGCTGACCGACCCAGACTCCGGTTAGGCCCTCTCGCCGTCGGGCGTCGATCGCCCAATGCGCCAGTCCGTCGATCAGCCCCTGTTCGATGGCGCGCAGATAAGCATGGACGTCGCGCTGGCGCCCCTGCAGGGCTAGGATCGGATAGCCAACCAGTTGCCCTGGGCCGTGATATGTCACCTCGCCGCCGCGCGAAACGCGGTAAATCGGCACGCTTTGCGCTGGCCTCAGCAGATAGTGCTCCGATGCTCCTCGGCCCAGGGTATAGACATGGGGATGTTCCAGAAGCAGGAGCATGTCGCCTATCAGATCGCGCTGGCGTGCCGCTACCAACGCCTCCTGCAGGGCCAGAGCCTCGGCGTAAGGCACCCGGCCCAGCCATCCGACCGCCAATTGATCCGCGTTCACTTTATTTAAGCCCGGCGGCTAGAAGTTGATCGCTTCACCCTCCACTGCTAGTGCCGCCTCCATGATACTTTCCGACAGCGTAGGATGGGGATGCACCGCGCGGCCGACCTCCAAAGTGGTGGTTTCCAGCGAGCGGCCCAGCACGATTTCGGAGATCAGGTCGGTGGCGTGATGGCCGATGATCTGGCATCCCAGCACTTCGCCGTACTTTTTGTCCGCAACCAGCTTGACGAATCCCTCGGTCTGATTGATCGCGACCGATTTGCCATTGGCGCGGAAGGGAAACTTGCCGACCTTCACCTCCAGACCGCGGGCACGTGCCTCGGCTTCGCTCAGCCCCACGGTAGCAACCTCGGGCTGGCAATAGATGCATCCTGGAATGTTGAGCAGATCGAAGCCCGGCGCGCGCACCCCCGCTATGATCTCGACCGCCGCGACCCCCTCGGCCGAAGCCTTGTGGGCTAACAGCGGCGGCCGAATCAGGTCGCCGATTGCATAAATGCTGGGGCAGGTGGTGCGAAAGCTGTCTTCGACACGAACGAAGCCGCCACGCTCAATCTCCACGCCGGTCTGCTCCAGGCCCAAGCCGTCGCTGTTGGGACGGCGGCCCACCGCGACCAACACCGCCTCCGCGTCGACCTCGCGCGACTGGCCCTGGTTATCCAGGATGACGCGCCACTGGTCGCCGTGGCGCGTCATCGCTTTGTAGCCGTGGCGCAGCAGCAGCTCGACCCCGTGTTTGACGAAGGCGCGGCGCAGTTCTTCCGCCACTTCGGCATCGAAACCGGGCAATAGTTGGGGCTCCAATTCGACCACCGTCACCCGCGCGCCGAAGGCCTGATAGAAATAGGCGAATTCCAAACCGACCGCGCCCGCGCCGATCACTACGATGGTGCGCGGCAACTGGTCGTATACCAGCGCTTCCTTGCTGGTCAAAACTCCTTCACCGATTTCCATTCCCGGGAACAGCCGCTCGCGCGAGCCGGTAGCTAAAAGGAGGGTTTCGCCCTCCAGCGTGCTTACCCGCGGCGGCGCGCCGTCGACCCGGGCCAGGCTGACCGAATGGGGCCCGGTTACGGTGGCGGCGGCCTCGATCAGCTCGATATTGTTCTTGCGGAAAAGGTAGCGCACGCCACGCGAGAGTTTATCGGCGGCCTCGCGGCTACGCGCAATCACGCGCTTGAAATCGAAGCTCAGGGGACCGGTAGTGATGCCGTGCTCTTTGCCCGCGCCCTTGATCAACTCCATCGTCTCAGCCGAGTTGAGCAGCGCCTTGGAGGGGATGCAGCCCCAGTTGAGACAGACGCCGCCGGGACGATCGCGCTCGATGACGCAGACCTTCATTTTGAGCTGCGCGGCGCGAATAGCGGCGACATAGCCGCCAGGACCCGAGCCAATCACCACCAAGTCGTACCGGTTGTTGGCCACCAAACGCTCCTTGTTTCAAACCAACAGGCTGGCTGGATTTTCCAAAAACCGCTTCAGTTCTTTCAAGAAGCGGCCCGCCACCACTCCGTCCACGATCCGATGGTCGCAGGAAACCGTGACCATCATGGTGGTTCCCACTGCGACCTGATGCTCGCGAACCACCGCGCGCTCGCGAATCGTGCTGACCGCCAAGATTGCTGCCTGGGGCGGATAGATCACGGCCGAAAAATGCTCGATTCCCAGCATCCCCATGTTGGAGATGGTGAAAGTGGCGCCCGAGAGCTCCTCGCTGGTAAATCCGCCCTGGGCGGCTTTGCCCACCAAGCGATGGGCGGCGCGGCTGATGTCGGCCAGGGTGAGCTGCTGGCAATCCTTGATCACCGGCACGATCAGCCCGTCTTCGACCGCTACAGCCATCCCGACGTTGATGCTGGGATGGATCAGGATGCCGTCATTCTCATAACTGGCGTTGATGCGCGGGTGACGCACCAGCGCCAGCACCGCGGCTTTGATGATGATGTCGTTGAAGGTGATGTCTTCTTCGAACAGCTCGGTGGCCTCC
Proteins encoded:
- the lpdA gene encoding dihydrolipoyl dehydrogenase encodes the protein MANNRYDLVVIGSGPGGYVAAIRAAQLKMKVCVIERDRPGGVCLNWGCIPSKALLNSAETMELIKGAGKEHGITTGPLSFDFKRVIARSREAADKLSRGVRYLFRKNNIELIEAAATVTGPHSVSLARVDGAPPRVSTLEGETLLLATGSRERLFPGMEIGEGVLTSKEALVYDQLPRTIVVIGAGAVGLEFAYFYQAFGARVTVVELEPQLLPGFDAEVAEELRRAFVKHGVELLLRHGYKAMTRHGDQWRVILDNQGQSREVDAEAVLVAVGRRPNSDGLGLEQTGVEIERGGFVRVEDSFRTTCPSIYAIGDLIRPPLLAHKASAEGVAAVEIIAGVRAPGFDLLNIPGCIYCQPEVATVGLSEAEARARGLEVKVGKFPFRANGKSVAINQTEGFVKLVADKKYGEVLGCQIIGHHATDLISEIVLGRSLETTTLEVGRAVHPHPTLSESIMEAALAVEGEAINF
- the lipA gene encoding lipoyl synthase yields the protein MERRHPDWIKVRAPNSPEYFRTKALLGQLRLHSVCQEAACPNIGECFSHRTATFMLMGDVCTRNCPYCAVAHGKVRPLDEHEPHRVAEAAARLGLVHVVVTSVDRDDLPDGGAAHFAATAEAIKALSPQSRVEVLVPDFKGVHQSIETVVRAPVDVYNHNVETVPSLYRTARPGGIYERALDVLWHAKQTARRLERGMLTKTGIMLGLGEAREELMHVLADLRRVECDILTLGQYLRPSQDHLEVVRYVTPQE
- the lipB gene encoding lipoyl(octanoyl) transferase LipB translates to MNADQLAVGWLGRVPYAEALALQEALVAARQRDLIGDMLLLLEHPHVYTLGRGASEHYLLRPAQSVPIYRVSRGGEVTYHGPGQLVGYPILALQGRQRDVHAYLRAIEQGLIDGLAHWAIDARRREGLTGVWVGQRKVASIGVGIRRWVTLHGFALNVSTELSRFDAIVPCGIQGCQMTSLRQEGHPEVGVEEAARVIAQSLGAVLGRNCQALAADRIWSWRERATVGGIGDGA